From one Nitrosococcus halophilus Nc 4 genomic stretch:
- a CDS encoding ABC transporter permease subunit: MVARVPEIEEQVVPPPNSPVAIRRRRWREIKDHLARYYIAAGGIGVIIAIVLIFFYLLYVVIPLFRPAHVEPGAQYSAPGGGTETTLHLALNEYNNVGFRLTDQGRGIFFSTNNGKVILESPLPLPEGVTVTSFGAGDPSRQAAIYGLSDGRALLLRHAYDISYPDDVRTITPRVEYPLDKGLLAVDPQGQPLRLISAQSDEDQTTVAAVTGDERLVLVNFVLQQSFLDDEVTIERVTASLDLSPLKVTHLVLDGQQEELYLADSEGYISYYQVRDKEAPRLVQRVKAVPEEVEITALSFLTGGISLLVGDSSGRIAQWFPVRDENNNYTLEQIRTFDSQQAPITAIASEHARKGFLAADTSGHVGIYHTTAHQTLRVTRLSEAPLATVGISPRASAMLASDSQGNVHFLKIDNEHPEVSWQALWGKVWYESRQEPEFIWQSSSASNDFEPKFSLTPLTFGTFKAAFYAMLFAIPLAIMGAIYTAYFMSPKMRGLVKPTIEIMEALPTVILGFLAGLWLAPLVESHLPGIFALLLLLPVGIFIAAYLWHRLPSRVRHWVPEGWEAALLIPVVVGMGALAMVLSQPLEMALFGGDMSQWITTHLGITYDQRNSLVVGFAMGFAVIPTIFSISEDAIFSVPKHLTFGSLALGATPWQTLVRVVLLTASPGIFSAVMIGLGRAVGETMIVLMATGNTPIMDFNLFQGFRALSANIAVEMPESEVNSTHYRILFLAALVLFMATFVFNTLAEIVRQRLRKKYSSL, translated from the coding sequence ATGGTTGCCAGAGTCCCAGAAATTGAAGAACAGGTCGTTCCCCCTCCGAATTCACCGGTGGCCATACGCCGTCGCCGCTGGCGTGAAATCAAGGACCATCTCGCTCGATATTACATTGCTGCCGGTGGTATCGGCGTTATTATTGCCATTGTTCTGATTTTCTTTTACCTCTTGTATGTGGTTATCCCCCTGTTTCGCCCGGCCCATGTGGAGCCAGGGGCTCAGTATTCAGCCCCGGGAGGGGGTACTGAAACCACCCTTCATCTGGCCTTGAATGAATATAATAACGTGGGCTTCCGCTTGACTGACCAGGGGCGCGGGATTTTCTTCTCTACCAATAATGGCAAGGTGATTTTGGAATCCCCCCTGCCGTTGCCCGAGGGAGTCACCGTGACTAGCTTCGGGGCCGGCGATCCTTCCCGTCAAGCAGCCATCTATGGTCTTTCTGATGGCCGCGCCCTGCTGTTGCGCCATGCCTATGACATTTCTTATCCCGACGATGTTCGCACCATTACCCCTCGGGTAGAGTACCCTCTTGATAAAGGGCTGTTGGCGGTGGATCCCCAGGGGCAACCCCTACGCCTCATTAGCGCCCAATCCGATGAGGACCAGACCACTGTGGCTGCCGTCACCGGGGATGAGCGTCTAGTATTGGTGAACTTTGTTCTGCAGCAGTCCTTTCTTGATGATGAAGTGACCATTGAGCGGGTGACCGCATCGCTGGATCTGTCTCCCCTTAAAGTGACTCATCTGGTTCTCGATGGGCAGCAAGAGGAATTGTATTTGGCTGATTCGGAGGGTTATATCAGCTACTATCAGGTGAGGGATAAGGAGGCGCCACGCTTGGTGCAGCGGGTGAAGGCGGTTCCAGAGGAGGTTGAAATCACTGCCTTGTCCTTTCTCACCGGCGGCATTTCCCTCTTGGTAGGAGATTCTTCCGGCCGGATCGCCCAATGGTTTCCGGTGCGGGATGAAAATAATAACTATACCTTGGAGCAAATTCGGACTTTCGATTCTCAGCAGGCGCCGATTACGGCCATTGCCTCCGAGCATGCCCGTAAAGGCTTTTTAGCGGCGGATACTTCAGGCCACGTTGGCATTTACCACACCACGGCACACCAGACATTGCGGGTCACCCGCCTCAGCGAGGCTCCTTTAGCGACGGTGGGGATCTCGCCTAGGGCGAGCGCGATGCTGGCCAGCGATTCCCAGGGCAATGTGCATTTCTTGAAGATAGATAATGAGCACCCGGAGGTCTCCTGGCAAGCCCTGTGGGGAAAAGTCTGGTATGAAAGTCGGCAAGAGCCTGAATTTATTTGGCAATCCTCATCGGCGAGTAATGATTTTGAGCCAAAGTTTAGTTTGACTCCCCTGACTTTTGGTACCTTCAAGGCGGCTTTCTATGCCATGTTATTTGCCATTCCGCTGGCCATCATGGGGGCGATTTATACGGCCTACTTCATGAGCCCTAAAATGCGAGGGTTGGTGAAGCCCACCATTGAGATCATGGAAGCACTGCCTACGGTCATTCTCGGTTTTTTGGCCGGTCTCTGGTTGGCCCCCCTGGTTGAAAGCCATCTCCCCGGGATCTTCGCCCTCTTGTTGTTATTGCCTGTGGGTATCTTTATCGCTGCTTATTTATGGCACCGACTGCCTAGCCGGGTGCGCCATTGGGTTCCGGAAGGTTGGGAAGCGGCACTGCTTATCCCCGTCGTGGTGGGCATGGGGGCCCTTGCCATGGTGTTGAGTCAGCCGTTGGAAATGGCATTGTTCGGCGGCGACATGTCTCAGTGGATCACCACTCACTTAGGGATTACCTATGATCAGCGCAATTCCCTCGTGGTAGGGTTCGCTATGGGGTTTGCCGTGATCCCGACGATTTTTTCAATCTCTGAAGATGCCATTTTCAGTGTCCCCAAGCATCTTACTTTTGGATCCCTGGCTTTAGGCGCCACGCCCTGGCAAACCTTGGTGCGGGTGGTGCTTTTGACCGCCAGCCCCGGTATTTTTTCTGCCGTGATGATTGGTCTTGGCCGAGCAGTTGGCGAGACTATGATCGTATTGATGGCGACGGGTAATACGCCCATTATGGATTTTAATCTTTTCCAAGGCTTCCGGGCCCTTTCTGCAAATATCGCCGTGGAGATGCCGGAGTCTGAAGTCAACAGCACTCACTACCGTATCTTATTTCTGGCTGCACTGGTTTTATTTATGGCGACTTTTGTTTTTAATACCCTGGCCGAGATCGTGCGCCAGCGGTTACGGAAAAAGTACAGTAGTTTGTAG
- the pstA gene encoding phosphate ABC transporter permease PstA, producing MKEWFKSGTPWVWLSAGAVSASVVMVAGLLVLIAVKGLGHFWPAQIAEIEYTQRDGEVVRLIGEVVNQEQVARQRLLDRGYTLPEAPPIVTRNLLKIGNRDFFGFDFLWIVQPLVNNERYPKDLMAVERREWGHFYGYLQSVKEQDRVVAEGENVWEVLQQRLARANELHVEIEDIEKHDIGAINYQLEQLRLRRRGLELEGVTDPQSYAEVEAEEAELRKAYATVQKKLNELYQQIRRDSLTAEIADGRVVEIPLAKVVRAYRPNGMGIGDKSRFYLAKLSEFVTEDPREANTEGGIFPAIFGTVMMVLIMSVIVTPFGVVAAVYLREYAKQGPLIRIIRIAVNNLAGVPSIVYGVFGLGFFVYFLGGNVDRWFFPEALPAPTFGTPGLLWASLTLAILTVPVVIVATEEGLSRIPRSIREGSLALGATRAETLWRTVLPMAAPAMMTGLILAVARAAGEVAPLMMVGVVKLAPSLPLDGNFPFLHLDRKFMHLGFHIYDVGFQSPNVEAARPLVYATALLLVLIIVGLNLTAIMIRNRLREKYRAAES from the coding sequence ATGAAAGAGTGGTTTAAATCGGGTACGCCGTGGGTGTGGTTGAGTGCGGGAGCAGTGAGTGCCAGTGTGGTCATGGTGGCGGGTTTACTGGTTCTTATCGCGGTCAAGGGATTGGGGCATTTTTGGCCAGCGCAGATTGCGGAGATTGAGTACACTCAGCGGGACGGGGAAGTCGTACGTTTGATAGGGGAAGTGGTCAACCAAGAGCAGGTTGCCCGCCAGCGCTTGCTGGATAGGGGTTATACGCTGCCCGAGGCTCCCCCTATTGTGACTCGGAACCTGCTCAAAATCGGCAATCGGGATTTTTTCGGTTTTGATTTTCTATGGATTGTGCAGCCATTGGTCAACAATGAGCGCTATCCCAAGGATTTGATGGCGGTTGAGCGGCGGGAATGGGGCCATTTTTATGGCTATCTTCAGTCCGTCAAGGAGCAGGATAGGGTGGTCGCCGAAGGTGAAAATGTTTGGGAAGTCTTGCAACAACGCCTGGCTAGGGCCAATGAGCTTCATGTTGAAATTGAGGATATTGAAAAGCATGACATTGGTGCCATCAATTATCAGTTGGAGCAATTGCGTTTACGCCGTCGGGGGTTGGAACTTGAGGGGGTAACTGATCCCCAGTCCTATGCAGAGGTGGAGGCCGAGGAGGCAGAACTCCGAAAAGCCTACGCCACTGTTCAAAAAAAGCTCAATGAACTGTATCAGCAAATTAGGCGAGATAGCCTGACAGCGGAGATTGCCGATGGCCGGGTAGTGGAAATTCCCTTGGCAAAAGTGGTGCGGGCCTATCGTCCTAACGGCATGGGGATAGGAGACAAGAGTCGTTTTTATTTAGCAAAGCTCAGTGAGTTTGTAACCGAGGATCCCCGTGAGGCCAATACGGAGGGGGGGATCTTTCCTGCCATCTTTGGGACGGTGATGATGGTCCTCATTATGTCCGTCATCGTCACTCCCTTTGGGGTGGTGGCAGCGGTCTATTTACGGGAGTATGCTAAACAAGGGCCGCTAATACGCATTATTCGGATTGCAGTCAATAATTTGGCAGGGGTGCCTTCAATCGTCTATGGGGTATTTGGCCTGGGATTCTTTGTTTATTTTCTGGGAGGGAACGTGGATCGCTGGTTCTTTCCAGAAGCATTGCCGGCACCGACTTTCGGCACTCCAGGGTTACTCTGGGCCTCTTTGACTTTGGCTATCCTCACAGTGCCTGTGGTTATTGTGGCGACAGAAGAGGGGTTATCCCGTATTCCCCGTTCCATTCGGGAGGGGAGTCTGGCATTGGGGGCCACTCGGGCTGAAACTTTATGGCGCACCGTGTTGCCCATGGCCGCTCCCGCCATGATGACCGGGCTTATTTTGGCCGTGGCGCGGGCTGCCGGCGAAGTCGCGCCACTGATGATGGTGGGGGTAGTGAAATTGGCCCCTTCTTTGCCTTTGGATGGGAATTTTCCATTCTTGCATTTGGACCGCAAGTTTATGCACTTGGGTTTCCATATCTATGATGTGGGTTTCCAAAGCCCTAATGTGGAAGCTGCTCGCCCCCTGGTTTATGCCACGGCCTTGCTGTTAGTCTTGATTATCGTGGGCCTCAATCTCACCGCCATTATGATTCGCAACCGACTTCGAGAAAAATACCGTGCAGCAGAGAGTTAA
- the pstB gene encoding phosphate ABC transporter ATP-binding protein PstB: MNRQTNDKAPQAHGVDISLIERGVEKLRLEDETPCLQVKEFNLYYDQSTQALKHINLVIPKRRVTAFIGPSGCGKSTLLRCFNRMNDLIDGVRIEGGVFLHEQNIYDKIVNVADLRRRVGMVFQKPNPFPKSIYENVAYGLRLQGIKNRRTLDKVVEKSLKRAALWDEVKDRLDDNAVGLSGGQQQRLVIARAVAIEPEVLLLDEPASALDPISTLKIEELIYELKNEYTIVIVTHNMQQAARVSDYTAFMYLGELIEFGDTSTLFTNPKKKQTEDYITGRYG, translated from the coding sequence ATGAACCGGCAGACTAATGATAAAGCGCCGCAGGCCCATGGGGTTGATATCTCGTTAATCGAGCGCGGCGTTGAAAAGCTTAGACTAGAGGATGAAACGCCCTGTCTGCAGGTCAAAGAATTCAATCTCTACTACGATCAAAGTACGCAGGCCCTTAAACACATCAATCTCGTGATTCCGAAGCGGCGAGTGACCGCTTTTATTGGCCCCAGCGGGTGCGGCAAGTCTACTCTGCTGCGCTGTTTTAACCGTATGAACGATCTGATTGATGGGGTCCGCATCGAAGGGGGAGTATTCCTCCATGAACAAAATATTTACGACAAAATTGTCAATGTGGCCGATCTGCGGCGCCGTGTTGGCATGGTGTTCCAAAAACCCAATCCCTTCCCCAAATCTATTTATGAGAATGTCGCCTATGGGCTGCGCTTGCAGGGGATTAAAAACCGCCGCACCTTAGATAAAGTGGTGGAAAAATCCCTCAAAAGGGCCGCCCTGTGGGATGAGGTCAAAGACCGTCTAGATGACAATGCGGTGGGCCTCTCCGGGGGGCAACAGCAACGGCTGGTGATTGCCAGAGCCGTCGCCATTGAGCCGGAAGTATTGCTTTTGGATGAGCCCGCTTCCGCCCTGGACCCCATCTCTACCCTCAAAATCGAAGAATTGATCTATGAACTGAAGAATGAGTATACCATTGTGATCGTTACCCATAATATGCAGCAAGCCGCACGGGTTTCTGACTATACGGCTTTTATGTATTTGGGGGAATTGATTGAATTTGGCGATACCAGTACCTTATTTACTAATCCCAAAAAGAAGCAGACCGAAGATTATATTACCGGGCGCTACGGTTAA
- the phoU gene encoding phosphate signaling complex protein PhoU, which translates to MPHSTTPHTYRQYDKELEDIRNRVLAMGGLVERQIAEAVDALVNGDVEKAEEVISKDYRVNAMDVSIDEECTQILARRQPTAGDLRLVMAVIKTVADLERIGDGAERIGRTTIRLSERERPANTFGLIRSLSNHALGMLRDSLDTFARMDPEAALSVAAQDTQVDARYESILRQLITYMMEDPRNISWAVELIWVARALERIGDHACNICEYVIYLVKGKDVRHTSLESMEQIVHEE; encoded by the coding sequence ATGCCCCATAGCACTACGCCCCATACCTACCGGCAGTACGATAAGGAGCTTGAAGATATCAGGAACCGGGTCCTGGCTATGGGCGGACTCGTCGAGCGGCAGATCGCCGAAGCCGTGGATGCTTTGGTGAATGGAGATGTGGAAAAGGCCGAAGAAGTGATTAGTAAGGACTACCGGGTCAATGCCATGGATGTGTCCATTGACGAGGAGTGCACCCAGATTTTAGCCCGTCGCCAACCCACTGCCGGTGATTTGCGGTTGGTGATGGCGGTAATTAAAACCGTTGCTGATTTGGAACGGATCGGAGATGGGGCCGAGCGCATAGGCCGGACTACGATTCGTTTATCGGAGCGGGAAAGACCGGCGAATACTTTTGGTTTGATAAGATCCCTCTCTAATCATGCCCTGGGGATGTTGCGGGATTCTTTAGATACTTTTGCCCGTATGGATCCGGAGGCCGCCCTCAGCGTGGCGGCGCAAGATACCCAGGTAGACGCCCGCTACGAGAGTATCCTGCGCCAGTTGATTACCTACATGATGGAAGATCCCCGCAATATTTCCTGGGCAGTGGAACTTATCTGGGTGGCCCGGGCTCTAGAGCGGATTGGCGATCATGCCTGCAATATTTGCGAATATGTCATTTATTTGGTCAAGGGCAAGGATGTACGCCATACCAGTTTGGAAAGTATGGAGCAAATTGTCCACGAGGAATAA
- the ppx gene encoding exopolyphosphatase has translation MLSQRHPDTLAAIDLGSNSFHMIIARVVREGQLQVLDRLREMVQLASGLDNDKHLSEAAQERALSCLARFGQRLRNLPPWAIRAVGTNTLRQARNADEFLKRASTALGHPIEIIAGDEEARLIYLGVSHALDFDDARRLVVDIGGGSTEFIIGEGAEEGRYRESIEMGCVYYSRRFFPKGILNEASMQQAEIGARTMLQDIEQQFRHLGWEEAIGASGTIRAVARVVAAQGWCGSGTITAASLKALAHLMAETGHVKQLKLEGLSPERGPVFPGGVAILKGIFESLGIDRMTVSDGALREGLLYDLIGRIRHEDVRSRTVADLAQRYHVDQSHASRVKETALALLEGVASTWELEEEEHFLSLQWAAILHEVGLALSHGQYHKHGAYLLAYSDLPGFSQQEQQVLAFLVRGHRRKLPAAKLKRLPEDLRQPTLRLCLLLRLAVLLNRNRSSTALPHLIFKVDQNTLKLKFPEGWLVQHPLTEADLVQEASYVKAAGYRLKAK, from the coding sequence GTGTTAAGCCAGCGGCATCCCGATACCCTGGCCGCCATAGACCTGGGGTCCAATAGCTTTCATATGATCATTGCCCGCGTAGTGAGAGAAGGTCAGCTACAGGTACTAGACCGCTTGCGGGAGATGGTTCAACTGGCCTCCGGCTTAGATAATGACAAACATTTGAGCGAGGCGGCCCAGGAGCGGGCTCTGAGTTGTTTAGCTCGCTTTGGGCAACGTTTACGGAACCTCCCTCCTTGGGCAATTCGGGCCGTGGGCACGAATACCCTACGGCAGGCGCGGAATGCCGATGAATTTTTGAAGCGCGCCAGTACCGCCTTGGGCCATCCCATTGAAATTATCGCGGGGGATGAGGAGGCTCGGTTGATTTATTTAGGGGTTTCCCACGCCTTGGATTTTGATGACGCCCGGCGGTTGGTGGTGGATATTGGCGGAGGAAGCACGGAATTCATTATCGGTGAGGGTGCTGAGGAGGGGCGTTATCGGGAAAGCATTGAAATGGGTTGCGTCTATTATAGCCGCCGTTTTTTCCCCAAGGGAATCTTAAATGAAGCTTCCATGCAACAAGCTGAGATTGGGGCCCGGACGATGTTGCAAGACATTGAGCAGCAATTTCGCCATTTAGGGTGGGAGGAAGCCATAGGGGCCTCGGGAACTATCCGGGCCGTAGCCCGAGTTGTGGCGGCCCAAGGGTGGTGCGGCAGTGGAACGATTACGGCGGCCTCCCTAAAGGCCCTTGCCCATCTTATGGCGGAGACGGGTCATGTTAAACAGCTAAAGCTGGAGGGGCTAAGCCCGGAGCGAGGACCCGTATTTCCCGGTGGCGTGGCGATACTTAAAGGCATTTTTGAGAGTCTGGGTATTGATCGCATGACAGTATCGGATGGCGCCCTGCGGGAGGGGTTGCTGTATGATCTCATTGGCCGGATTCGCCATGAGGATGTGCGTAGCCGCACTGTTGCTGATTTAGCCCAGCGCTATCATGTGGATCAGTCCCATGCCTCTCGGGTTAAAGAGACTGCCCTGGCGTTGTTGGAAGGGGTGGCTTCCACCTGGGAGCTTGAAGAAGAAGAGCATTTTTTGTCTTTGCAGTGGGCGGCGATACTCCATGAGGTGGGGCTGGCCCTTTCCCATGGCCAATACCATAAGCATGGTGCCTATCTCTTGGCCTATAGTGACTTGCCTGGTTTTTCCCAACAGGAGCAACAGGTCTTGGCGTTTCTGGTGCGGGGGCATCGCCGCAAGTTGCCAGCCGCCAAATTAAAGCGGCTTCCCGAAGATCTTCGCCAGCCTACGCTGCGTCTTTGCCTATTGTTGCGGTTGGCGGTGTTGCTTAATCGTAATCGTTCCTCCACTGCGTTGCCTCATTTGATATTCAAGGTGGATCAGAACACTTTAAAGCTTAAATTTCCTGAAGGGTGGTTGGTTCAACATCCGCTGACTGAGGCCGATCTGGTTCAGGAAGCCAGCTATGTGAAGGCAGCGGGTTATCGACTGAAAGCCAAGTAG